From one Trifolium pratense cultivar HEN17-A07 linkage group LG1, ARS_RC_1.1, whole genome shotgun sequence genomic stretch:
- the LOC123902925 gene encoding 3-oxoacyl-[acyl-carrier-protein] reductase FabG produces MTNPSKTVLLTSNGDDISYGIAFHLAKQGCRLVLMGDATNLKSVARKITDSVTDSVFVEVVELDMENENESVFHHAVDKACKILGKLDAFVNCYSYEGKMQDHLELSESEYKKIAKINFMAPWFLLKAVGQRMRKFNTGGSIVFMTSIMGSERGLYPGAAAYASALAGVQQLVRASAMEIGKYKIRVNAIARGLHLEDEFPLSVGRERAEKLVKEAAPLERWLDVKNDLASTVIYLISDGSCYMTGTTIYVDGAQSITRPRMRSFM; encoded by the exons ATGACGAATCCAAGCAAAACAGTATTACTCACCTCAAACGGCGACGATATTTCATACGGCATTGCATTCCATTTAGCTAAACAAGGATGCAG gttGGTTTTGATGGGAGATGCAACTAACTTAAAGAGTGTTGCAAGAAAAATAACGGATTCTGTTACTGATTCTGTTTTTGTGGAAGTGGTTGAATTGGATATGGAGAATGAAAATGAATCTGTTTTTCATCATGCGGTTGATAAAGCGTGTAAGATTTTGGGGAAATTGGATGcttttgttaattgttattcTTATGAAG GAAAGATGCAAGATCATCTCGAGTTATCTGAGAGTGAGTACAAAAAGATAGCTAAGATAAATTTTATGGCTCCATGGTTTTTGTTAAAGGCTGTTGGCCAAAGGATGCGGAAATTCAACACGGGAGGGTCCATTGTCTTTATGACGTCGATAATGGGTTCTGAAAGAGGGCTTTATCCAGGAGCTGCTGCATATGCCTCAGCCTTGGCTGGAGTTCAGCAGTTAGTTCGA GCATCAGCTATGGAGATAGGAAAGTACAAGATCAGAGTTAATGCTATTGCAAGAGGCCTTCACCTGGAAGATGAATTTCCGTTATCAGTGGGAAGGGAAAGGGCAGAGAAATTGGTGAAGGAGGCAGCACCACTTGAAAGATGGCTTGATGTTAAGAATGATCTTGCTTCTACAGTCATTTATCTAATCAGTGATGGATCATGTTACATGACAGGAACAACTATATATGTTGACGGAGCACAGTCTATAACTAGGCCCAGGATGCGTTCCTTTATGTGA